The genomic DNA cacttGGCCTTAGGCCACATGCTTCCATCAGTTTTCTCATGTTTGTAGaccctgatgaaacactcaCCCTCGTTTATGAAATATTAATATGTCACCTTTGTTCAAAAAATCAAGATATAGTTCTTTATCATCCATACATTTCTAGACCCACTCCATCCCACAAAAAAATTCTAGAAgcacaaaagtttcttttttcctgtaagAAAAAACTCCTTACATTTTAAGTGGCTTTTTTAAAGGAGGGATTTTCAAttgatcacaaactaaaaacTTCAAACCAAGAGTCCTCTATTTCGCCAAAGTCTAATATAGACAATTGTTGAGCAGTATGTAAAAGACATTTTTATagaaattgaagtaaaataGACAAAGTTTGGCTGGCTTGGAAAAAGCCTCTGAACAGCCAACATGCAAATCCAGTTTCAGAGATGGTTAAAATTCATCCCTAATCAATTACTCAACCATAAGTGTTTCATAATAGGGTAAGGAATTGTAGACACAGCTTTAAAAGTAGACtgcaaaacaagcaaacaaaccaTATCTGCAACTTGATCTTCTTTCCTTGAAGCTCAATGGTCTTTATCTTAAAATcaatacctaaaaaaaaagtgattttaaatatttacatgaGCAAAACTTAATGTTTTGGAGGAACAACTAGAAATTTGGAATTAAATAACCGGTACAGAAAAGTTTAACCAATATTGGCCATCACATAAcgagaatgaaaaatttcaggAATAATGCATGGTAATTTTACAGTTGTCTGTCATAACTGAGTCACTTATATACTAAAGATTGCTCTCCATTTCTTTCTTAAATGCATTTTATAAATCAAGTATTTCACCATCCCTTTGCATTTGTTTGGAGGTTGTGTAATACATTGTGGTGCATGATATTTGGTCACAGTATAgagttaaataaatataaaactATGGAGTTGTGAGATGTGGATAGTTAAATTGTTGATCAGCAAATCAGATTAATTAATCctggacaaaaagaaaaaatgaccTTGCATTAAACAGACAGCATGTtaataaaaaacttttgtttcatGCCTACTTTTTAAACATCATATTTCTGTTATCAAGTGTTATCATATCTACAGCAGAATTTTCATATTCTGCTGACTACAGATTGCTTACACTGTTCTTTTGGAGTTTAACCACTGTGGTACAATTTACTAAACCCATAAGAGTGAATCACCTGAATATAAAGTGGCCACTCACAAGAGTCCTGCAAATATTGGTTTCAGTGTGTGTAGCACATTATTTTAAttcacaaattaatttttatcaaggagtgaaagttaaaaaataaaataaaaataaataaataaaaccgaCCAAAGGCCTCAACACTAATTACAGAATTAAAGATATACAGTATTCtttactaaaagtaaaaaagatcaCAATTAAATGGACTGAAATGAAAGTTGTGTGCTAATCTAATTTCCTTGGCCGAAGATAGTAGCAGAGGTAAGTATTTTCTCTCTGGTAAAATTGACAAATCATTTTGGCAATGATTTGATAATGAAGACATTAATGGTAGATGGAAGCGTGTAACTGTACAGTGAAAGTGTAGCTTCGTTAGCGAGGACACAGGAAATCAATGCTGTGGGAATTGTTgacaaatcgaaagcaactaCCGTATAATACGAAGTGCTATTATCACACTTGCAGGGGAAACTGTctcgaaaataaagaaaactggtAAAATTACCTTTTAATCATCCAATAAAGAGTGAATCGTTTTCAAGTCCTATGCAAACATGGGCATGTCTGTGCTCAAGGAATGTGGATGTGTAACAAGACTAAAATAGTTGTGACCTTTCGGACTTTAGAATGTGGCTACCAAGcgttttcaaacatttcaattgaaaatcaGCCGCGCAAAATTTTTTCGTGAattgtcattttccttttcgtGAAAGCTTAAACGTTTCAAAATGCAAAGTAATATTGATGTGCTGTATGTCGTCCAATGAGTTTGAGATGAAATGATTCACATTTGCTCTGAGAAGCCCCTTGCCAAAGTACAGATCAAAGGCGTCGAAAGATGGAGCAGCTTTGAAGATGTAAATTTAAACTACATCAATTTGAATTTTGGCTTGAATTAAACCTTGGCACATTAAACCAAAACCTATCAATAAAATACACAAAGAAGAGGGACACAGGACGACTTATGAGCTTTCCTCCTTGCAGTATCAGAGCGAGATCAATTAGATCACTTACATAGTTTACAAGCTTACGCGTAGTGCAGCTAAACAGGGGAACATTGTCGCCTTCACTTACCTATCGTCGAGATAAACGTCGTGTTAAATGCATCGTCAgagaaacgaaataaaatgCACGTCTTCCCAACGCCTGAGTCTCCTATAAGGAGCAATTTGAAAAGGTAGTCATAACTTTTCTTCGCCATTGCCTTTCCGCCTACTTCGCTGAAGATCACATGCGTACTAAGAGCAGACGGGAGAGGAAGTGGGAACAAGTCCATTGGGGACTGGGCCCTAGGCAACGCGTCAAACTCAGGAAGTTAAAAGGATTACATAACACTGGACTGGACTGATCTATCAGAGGCAATTGATATGTAAATGCTAGACTGGACTTATCTCTCTCAGACAACAATAAAGGGAAGGAAGTTGCACCCTTTCACCCTTAGATCtgaaaaatttcctctttaCAGTCACCCATTTCTTTGGTCACTCAAATATTTAGTGTGATATCAACACAATAGCTCTAATATGGTGACTACTTAATTTCTATAATCTACCTGTTTGATTGACAGTGTGAATGTACTAGAATTGTTAGGAAAATTTACCTCACAATCAATCTTAAAGAGGTAAAGGAATACTCACCTCCACCATGAAGTTTGACTTTACTTTTCCATCTTAACATACATTAAAagttcttccctttttttcttagcACTTTCTGAAAGAGCATCAGGCTTCCACATTAATCACCACCTTCACACACATATCAAACTTCCTTTTGCCTTCCACATATTTATGCTGCCCCGTACTTTACTTGGCTGGTCAGATTGTTATTACAGTTCTCAATATTATAATCCTTGATGGAAACCTAGCTATGGAGGACAGTATTTCTCAGTCTGAGTCATGTTAAGGCTGTAACAATATACATGAAATAACTACACATGTCTGATTGACTGAAAGTGAGtgcattttttatgtaacaagAGTGAAAAGTTGTAACACAGGTGCAAACTACAAAGAGTATGCACGCACTCTCAAAATTCCATTTGTCTTAACTTTatgtgatgcttttttcatgtaaatcattgacaagtaacaaaattatttcaagggcaatttggtgtaaataagcacttcaaaaatttttcaaaggctacaAATTGCACAAGCATGTAGGGTTTGGGCAATTTTTAGTCTTTGGAAACTTGACTTGCCCTTGTTTCCACCAatttgcactcaaaatcatgttattactcGTACAAATCTTCAAGGATTGTAGCATTCTGGTGGCAAAATGAAAAAGACTGAAGACAACAGATATGCTTCCATGTCTGTATTATTGtagcaaatatgaaaaaagtttcaagaaatTCATTACAATATGATAGAtctgagaatttaaaaaatataatcttGCAAAGTAAAATGCGCAGAATATCATCTGAACAATCAAAAGAATCCTTAACATCTCATGGAAATACTTTCCACAGTGTTCTAAATGTTTAATGGTGTTCTATCCCATGTTGAAAGAGCTTGACATCATGTCACAGAGTTGTGATAACTattgaaaacatacaaaaattgTGACCTTGTTGTGAGAGTATTGAAAAACACATGTTAAATAGTGTCACTTAGGGCAATAGGCCTATTTTCAGTGAACTATGTTCTAAAGACAGAGTTAACTGCACCTCCAAGGCACAGACTGCTTGACGAGTTCGGGGCATGAGTTTCTGggtctgaaaataattttataagcAACTTTTTCATTTTGGCTTTTTCCTTATTGCATTTTTCTTTGACAATGTTACTGCAATTTATAGGAGTAAAAACTTGGTTTCAGTTAACAGAGCAGTTTCTGGTAGCTGTATCATGTTCTACATTCATTTGCTAAATAACAATCTAAATATGCATGTACCCTTCTCATAGTGGTTTTGGAGTGCTTCCCTACCAAATGATTTTTGACAAACCCAGCAGTTTTCTGACTCAACCGCACTTGCATTACATTTCTGAACAGTAAAAGCCCATGTAGTGCATGAGGCACTAACAGTTAGATTTGCATTCCTAGCtcttttgctttcaaatttgCCGAGCTGCTTAAATGATTCATGGAGTCTTCCATATTTACGACAATTCCCACTATCATTAAAGGATTTTCCACAGTACTTGCACTTATAGGGCCTCTTGTTTGAATGTATAATGTCATGTCTCCAAAGGCTATATGCACATCCAAAACTCTTATCACACTTCTTGCGTTTATGTGACTGGTGTTTAGTGTGAGAACTACTACAGTGTAGATCTGTGCTATGTCTGCCCAACTTTCTGTTGGCAGTTTTGTTCCTCAAAGGTTTTTTCTCTGACTGAGACCTCTTTGTTTCACTTTCCCTTCTTTTGTTTGGCTAATGTCAATGCTTTGTTTGTTGCATTTTCTTTCTGTATGCGTGTTCCCATGTTACTTTCTTGTGCTGTGTTCTTTTATTCTGCCAACAATTA from Pocillopora verrucosa isolate sample1 chromosome 2, ASM3666991v2, whole genome shotgun sequence includes the following:
- the LOC131786606 gene encoding LOW QUALITY PROTEIN: zinc finger protein 724-like (The sequence of the model RefSeq protein was modified relative to this genomic sequence to represent the inferred CDS: inserted 3 bases in 2 codons; deleted 2 bases in 1 codon) codes for the protein MAYTCKHCGKCFDGLSGLKRHKVIHSRKKPYVCSHCGKAFTDTSNCWQNKRTQHKKVXHGNTHTERKCNKQSIDISQTKEGKVKQRGLSQXKKPLRNKTANRKLGRHSTDLHCSSSHTKHQSHKRKKCDKSFGCAYSLWRHDIIHSNKRPYKCKYCGKSFNDSGNCRKYGRLHESFKQLGKFESKRARNANLTVSASCTTWAFTVQKCNASAVESENCWVCQKSFGREALQNHYEKGTCIFRLLFSKNVEHDTATRNCSVN